ATATAGAAGTTAAAATATCTGGAGCTATAAATGATACCGCTCTATCAATTGATATTTATTATCTTATAGAAAATCTTTTTGAATTACAAAATCAAAATTATAAACTTGTAGCAAATTTAGATGATGAGATGAATCCTAGTGAGTTGGAATCACATGTAATAAATGCAATAAAAAATAGAGACTTTGAAATAATGACACAAGATGTATTTGAAAAAGATTCTGTAATAATAAGTGAGTGCTTTATAAAGTTAAAAACTCAAAATCATAAACTTATTCATCCAAAAAAATATATGAAAGTTTTAGATAAACTTAGACTTATGGTTGATTATGATTTGATTGTTTTAGAAGAAAATATAAAAAATTGTAAAGCATCTAATAAAGATATATTTGCTATATCTATAACACCAACTTCTATTAGAAATCAGTTTTTTTTAAGTAGAGTAAAAGAGCTTATAAATAGTAATTCTAATGCAAAAAATAGAATAATTTTTTTACTTAGTGAAAAAGAGTATTATTCTAGAATTGAAAATTATAATATAATTTTACAATCATTAAGAAATATAGGTATAAAAATAGCAATTGACAGACTAGGATCAATTCACACAAGTTTTTTATATCTTAGAGATTTGGATATTGACATTGTTAGGTTTGATAGTTATTATACTAAAGATACAAATGAGAATAAATATAAAAATGTAATAAACGGTTTTAATATAATGGCACACCAAAAAGGTGTAAAAACTTGGATTAAAATGGTTGAAAATGAAAAAGAATATAATTTGTCAAAAGAGTTAGATATTGATTATATACAAGGTAAATATATAACACCTTTAAAAAAATTATAAAATTAAGGATTAAAATGAAATACGGTGAAAAAATTGTTAATGAATTTGATGTTGATAAAGATTTGGAAATTTGGCCAAATGAACATAAGAGAAATTATCTAATTAAAATGACTCTTCCAGAGTTTTCTTGCCTTTGTCCAAGAAGCGGATACCCTGATTATGCTACCATTTATTTAGAATATACACCAGATGAGTGGGTTGTAGAGTTAAAAGCTATTAAATTGTACATTAATTCATTTAGAGATAAACATGTATCTCATGAAAATAGTGCAAATGAAATCTATGAACTACTTGAGAGAAAATTAAAACCAAAGTATATGAAAGTTATTGCTGATTATAATCCTCGTGGAAATGTTCATACTGTTATAGAGATTGATAGTTCTAAGCTTTAGTTTCTTTGAAAATCTTTAGCTTCTTTTAGGTGATTGCTTAACCAATCAATTGCCCCAATATGAGTGGTAAACTCACAACTCATTTGAGCTTCATATGCTTCATCTAAAATTTTTGAAAATTCTGGAGACGGTTTAATTTTAAAATTCAAAATATCCTTCCCTTTTAAAAGAGGAGGGAGTTTTTCTTTTAATATATTTAACTCTTTAGCCCTTTTATAAATAGCTTCACCAGCTTCATATATATTAGAACTATTATTAGTAAAATATATTGCATTGCTTAAAATCAAAAGCTCTTCAATTTTTACCTCTGTAGCTAGTTTATATAGTCTATAGTTACCTTCAGATGAATAAAATATTTTATTAATTTCATTATGATTTTTTATAAGAGGTAAAACTCTATTAAGTAATTCTTTTTCATTTGTAAGATTTCGTATAAAATCTGTTGCTTGCTTATCATTATAATCAAAACACAAAGCTGCTAACATCAACACAGTGTTAGTAACTGAATTAGTTGTTAGTTGTTTTGATATTTCATCTAATACATAAATATTATTTGTATAAATATTAGTACCAAATTTTTTTAAAAGTTCAAAGCCAACAGAAGGTCTGTTTGATTTTAAAATAAGTTTTTTTATTTCCTCAAAAATTCTCTCTTTTGGTAATTCATTTAGCAATTGGTTGCTAACCATCTCTTTACAAAGTTCAAATAGTTTTTCATCTATACTAAGTTCAAATCTGGCACAAAATTGTGTTGCTCTTAGAACTCTAAGTGGGTCTTCTATAAAACTGTGTTCATTTACAGCTCTGAGTATTTTATTTTTTAAATCTATTAAACCATTAAACGGGTCAAGCAATATTTTATTTTTTACATCATACCCTATAGCATTTATTGTAAAATCTCTTCTGCTTGCTGCAGTTTTAAAATCTAAATTTGGGTTAATTTCTATTTGAAATCCACGATGACCAACATTATTTTTATTATCAACTCTGGGAAACGAGAAGTCTAATTCATACCCTTGATATTGTAGTTTACATACTCCAAAACTTTTACCAACACTATTGACACTTCCGAACTCTTGCAATAACTCTTCGAGTTTTGAAAATAATGATATTCCATAAACTTCTATATCAATATCTTTTGAATTTAGACCTAGTATTTTATCTCTAATAAATCCACCAACCAGTATGGGTAAAGCGTTATTATTATAAAGTTTGTCAAAAATAACATCTAACTTTTTTGGATAATTAATCATTAATATCTTTTTCATTTGGTTTGACAAAAGTATATCATTTATTTTACTTCCTTATAACATTTATTTGGGTATAATCGCGAAAAATTTTCCCATATTTAAAAGAGTGCTTATTGCTTATTTATAATATTTGGGAATTACACATGGAGAAAAATTAATGCAAAAAATTAGAAATATT
The sequence above is drawn from the Candidatus Sulfurimonas baltica genome and encodes:
- a CDS encoding bifunctional diguanylate cyclase/phosphodiesterase produces the protein MLLPQTKEREYRFRLALRMVLPIFALVIALIFHTFITSSENLSSSFYIESILVLLFSIYFIFYLIYKGFDTKITDSVTKVFTREYLYKYLKKELKENKEYTLLLISIDNLNEINSRYGIKNGDKVLFEVAKWIGEYFKTKEIINFPLGHIKGGDFIVGLKGDKANYKTVLELMFLKADEFKVDDIEVKISGAINDTALSIDIYYLIENLFELQNQNYKLVANLDDEMNPSELESHVINAIKNRDFEIMTQDVFEKDSVIISECFIKLKTQNHKLIHPKKYMKVLDKLRLMVDYDLIVLEENIKNCKASNKDIFAISITPTSIRNQFFLSRVKELINSNSNAKNRIIFLLSEKEYYSRIENYNIILQSLRNIGIKIAIDRLGSIHTSFLYLRDLDIDIVRFDSYYTKDTNENKYKNVINGFNIMAHQKGVKTWIKMVENEKEYNLSKELDIDYIQGKYITPLKKL
- the queF gene encoding preQ(1) synthase; the encoded protein is MKYGEKIVNEFDVDKDLEIWPNEHKRNYLIKMTLPEFSCLCPRSGYPDYATIYLEYTPDEWVVELKAIKLYINSFRDKHVSHENSANEIYELLERKLKPKYMKVIADYNPRGNVHTVIEIDSSKL
- a CDS encoding CCA tRNA nucleotidyltransferase gives rise to the protein MINYPKKLDVIFDKLYNNNALPILVGGFIRDKILGLNSKDIDIEVYGISLFSKLEELLQEFGSVNSVGKSFGVCKLQYQGYELDFSFPRVDNKNNVGHRGFQIEINPNLDFKTAASRRDFTINAIGYDVKNKILLDPFNGLIDLKNKILRAVNEHSFIEDPLRVLRATQFCARFELSIDEKLFELCKEMVSNQLLNELPKERIFEEIKKLILKSNRPSVGFELLKKFGTNIYTNNIYVLDEISKQLTTNSVTNTVLMLAALCFDYNDKQATDFIRNLTNEKELLNRVLPLIKNHNEINKIFYSSEGNYRLYKLATEVKIEELLILSNAIYFTNNSSNIYEAGEAIYKRAKELNILKEKLPPLLKGKDILNFKIKPSPEFSKILDEAYEAQMSCEFTTHIGAIDWLSNHLKEAKDFQRN